The following coding sequences lie in one Vibrio casei genomic window:
- a CDS encoding phosphatidate cytidylyltransferase, which yields MKQRIITALILAPLVVWGVFELSIPFFIIALTAVSIMGFWEWTQFVEPKSRKISLLPSLAVLAISFVVFPFDTQSLSMVNQSHLWLLALGSVWWVFASVLALTYPKRMKFWQNCISSRHIFGMLSLIPFLWAVFLLRAESYDVHPYHGAKLVMFVCLLVWAADTGAYFTGKTFGKHKMAPNVSPNKTLEGLLGGVVLAMVVGWFGSQLLDIHFTSWIAMLAITFITVVISVLGDLVESMLKRVANIKDSSNIIPGHGGILDRIDSLIAAFPVFALLYFLCQ from the coding sequence TTGAAACAAAGAATTATTACAGCACTTATATTAGCCCCTCTTGTTGTATGGGGGGTGTTTGAACTTTCAATTCCTTTTTTCATTATTGCGCTAACTGCGGTATCTATAATGGGGTTCTGGGAGTGGACACAATTTGTTGAGCCTAAATCCCGTAAAATAAGTTTGCTTCCTTCTCTGGCTGTTTTAGCTATCAGTTTTGTTGTTTTCCCATTTGATACACAAAGTTTATCCATGGTGAATCAGAGTCATTTATGGCTGCTAGCGCTTGGTAGTGTATGGTGGGTTTTTGCTAGTGTACTTGCATTAACCTATCCTAAAAGGATGAAGTTTTGGCAAAACTGTATTTCTTCAAGACATATTTTTGGAATGTTGTCATTGATTCCGTTTTTATGGGCTGTTTTTTTATTAAGAGCAGAGAGCTATGACGTCCATCCCTACCACGGCGCTAAATTAGTTATGTTTGTTTGTTTACTCGTTTGGGCTGCTGATACGGGAGCTTATTTTACGGGGAAAACATTTGGGAAACATAAAATGGCACCGAATGTCAGCCCTAATAAAACGTTAGAAGGCTTATTAGGCGGCGTGGTTCTTGCTATGGTCGTTGGTTGGTTTGGCTCACAATTATTAGATATCCATTTTACGAGCTGGATCGCAATGCTAGCTATTACGTTTATTACGGTTGTTATTTCAGTATTAGGTGATTTAGTTGAAAGTATGCTCAAGAGAGTGGCCAATATTAAAGACAGCAGTAATATCATACCGGGTCATGGTGGAATACTTGACCGCATTGATAGCCTAATCGCTGCTTTTCCTGTTTTTGCTCTGTTGTACTTCCTTTGTCAATAA
- the ispC gene encoding 1-deoxy-D-xylulose-5-phosphate reductoisomerase, which produces MKKITILGATGSIGASTLSVIEHNRDDFSVYALAAHSNVDKMYQLCLKWQPEYAVMADHASALQLQKKLAFIKSPTSVLAGMDGLCEISSSPKVDMVMAAIVGSSGLLPTMAAVKAGKRILLANKESLVMSGQFFIDAAKQYGAQILPVDSEHNAIFQCLSQNVQADIGYCDLQANGVESILLTGSGGPFRYSDISTLPQMTPEMAIAHPNWSMGPKISVDSATMMNKGLEFIEAKWLFNARQDQLKVLIHPQSVIHSMVQYNDGSVIAQLGEPDMCTPIALSMSYPNRILSGVKSLDFTQLAELTFLAPDMSRYPCLQLAIDACYTGQHATTAINAANEVSVQAFLDRKLKFTDIAIVNDKIMSKVCRLSTLSTESLESLLELDRIARIYAEELVAERT; this is translated from the coding sequence ATGAAAAAGATAACAATTTTAGGTGCGACGGGATCCATCGGCGCAAGTACATTGTCAGTTATTGAGCACAATCGAGATGATTTCTCTGTTTATGCTTTAGCGGCTCACTCCAATGTTGATAAAATGTATCAGCTATGTCTAAAGTGGCAGCCTGAATACGCGGTGATGGCCGATCATGCTAGTGCTTTACAGCTACAAAAAAAATTAGCGTTTATTAAAAGTCCAACCTCGGTACTTGCAGGGATGGATGGTCTGTGTGAAATATCATCTTCCCCTAAGGTTGATATGGTCATGGCTGCGATTGTTGGATCTTCAGGCTTATTACCTACGATGGCAGCAGTTAAAGCTGGAAAGCGTATTTTATTAGCCAATAAAGAATCTTTAGTGATGTCTGGCCAATTTTTTATTGATGCGGCAAAACAGTACGGAGCGCAGATTTTACCCGTAGATAGTGAGCATAATGCAATTTTTCAATGCTTATCTCAAAATGTCCAAGCGGATATTGGTTACTGTGATTTACAAGCCAACGGTGTTGAGTCTATTTTACTCACGGGTTCTGGTGGCCCATTCCGCTATAGCGATATTTCAACCTTACCTCAAATGACTCCTGAAATGGCGATTGCTCATCCTAATTGGTCGATGGGTCCAAAAATTTCTGTTGATTCTGCCACTATGATGAATAAAGGTTTGGAGTTTATTGAGGCAAAATGGCTATTTAATGCTAGACAAGATCAATTAAAAGTATTGATTCACCCCCAATCTGTTATACATTCGATGGTGCAATATAACGATGGCTCTGTCATTGCCCAACTTGGTGAACCTGATATGTGCACACCGATAGCGTTATCGATGTCTTACCCGAATAGAATTCTTTCTGGTGTGAAATCGTTGGATTTTACTCAACTCGCTGAACTTACATTTTTAGCTCCAGATATGTCACGCTACCCTTGCCTACAATTGGCAATAGACGCTTGTTATACTGGCCAGCACGCTACAACCGCTATTAATGCTGCAAATGAAGTGTCGGTTCAAGCTTTTTTAGACCGGAAACTTAAATTCACTGATATAGCGATTGTTAATGATAAAATAATGTCTAAAGTGTGTCGCTTATCGACTCTTAGTACAGAGAGTTTGGAAAGCTTACTTGAGCTAGATAGAATAGCTCGAATTTATGCAGAAGAATTAGTAGCAGAGCGTACGTAA
- the bamA gene encoding outer membrane protein assembly factor BamA — translation MAIKRLWIMTLLMISTVAQAESFEVSDIKIEGLQRVALGAVLLKMPVRVGDRVDEQDASSIIQALYSSGNFEDVKVFRDGDVLLVKVKERPTIADISFSGNKAIKDEQLKQNLDASSIRVGEALDRTKLSTIEKGLEDFYYSVGKYNATVKAIVTPLPRNRSDLKFVFTEGVSAKIQQINFIGNEVYTDKELLSRFDLNADVPWWNFLADEKYQKQVLAGDIEKLRSYYFDRGYLKFQVTSTQVSISPDKKGVYITLNLDEGEPYKIKDVSFRGDLIGKDADFKAMVPFAVGDTYNGSLVTGLEDGIKKTLGESGYAYPKVQTIPEFDDIKKEVKLTVQVDPGNRIYVRDIRFTGNNITKDEVLRREMRQMESGWLNSKSIETGKARLNRLGYFETVDVQTQRVPGTDDQVDVVYSVKEANSGSINFGIGYGTESGVSFQVGLQQDNFLGTGNRIGINAMTNDYQKNISLEYRDPYWTLDGVSLGGKVFYSEFEASEAGIVDYTNQSYGTDLTWGFPVNELNYIELGIGYTHNKISNIDPYVQNEGFLNTQESAGNYDSQTGELNVNDYDVNISWTRNNLNKGYFPTAGNHQRATFKITVPGSDVPYYKMQYDAKQYIPLTKKQDFTLLLRGRLGYGNGYGSTDGNDNLFPFYENYYAGGFSSLRGFGSNSAGPKAVYDQGGSNGGNNPNYVATDESVGGNATATASIELIVPTPFASEEIQNSLRTSVFIDVASVWDTEFKYRDTDANMAGKDYYYDYSDPFAYRASYGIALQWVSPMGPLVFSMAKPIEIYDGDDEEFFTFTIGRTF, via the coding sequence ATGGCGATCAAGCGTTTATGGATTATGACCTTGCTGATGATCAGTACGGTTGCACAGGCTGAATCTTTCGAAGTTTCAGATATAAAAATTGAAGGTTTACAGCGAGTTGCACTTGGTGCAGTGCTGTTGAAAATGCCAGTTCGAGTGGGTGATAGAGTTGATGAACAAGATGCATCTTCTATCATTCAAGCGCTTTACTCTTCAGGGAATTTTGAAGATGTGAAGGTTTTCCGCGATGGTGATGTTTTACTTGTAAAAGTGAAAGAACGACCGACGATTGCTGATATTTCATTTTCTGGTAATAAAGCCATTAAAGATGAGCAATTGAAGCAAAATTTAGATGCTTCAAGTATCCGTGTTGGTGAAGCATTAGATCGAACAAAATTGAGTACAATTGAAAAAGGTCTAGAAGATTTTTACTACAGTGTCGGTAAATATAATGCGACGGTAAAAGCCATTGTGACCCCTCTACCTCGTAATCGCTCTGATCTAAAGTTTGTTTTTACCGAAGGTGTTTCAGCTAAAATCCAACAAATCAATTTTATAGGTAATGAAGTTTACACAGATAAAGAGCTCCTTTCTCGTTTTGATTTAAATGCTGATGTGCCTTGGTGGAACTTCCTTGCAGATGAAAAATATCAAAAGCAAGTCCTTGCTGGTGATATTGAAAAATTGCGTAGTTATTATTTTGATCGAGGTTATTTGAAGTTCCAAGTAACCTCGACACAGGTTTCGATTTCACCGGATAAAAAAGGTGTATACATCACTTTAAATCTTGATGAAGGTGAACCGTACAAAATAAAAGACGTATCATTTCGCGGTGATCTTATTGGTAAAGATGCTGACTTTAAAGCGATGGTGCCATTTGCTGTAGGGGATACCTACAATGGCTCTTTAGTGACTGGGCTTGAAGATGGTATTAAAAAAACATTAGGTGAGTCTGGATATGCGTATCCAAAAGTTCAAACCATTCCTGAATTTGATGATATTAAAAAAGAAGTAAAACTAACGGTTCAAGTTGATCCTGGTAATCGTATTTATGTGAGAGACATCCGCTTTACTGGCAATAACATCACAAAAGATGAAGTACTTCGTCGTGAGATGCGTCAAATGGAAAGCGGTTGGTTGAACTCAAAGTCGATTGAAACAGGTAAAGCTCGTCTTAATCGCCTCGGCTATTTTGAGACAGTTGATGTTCAAACTCAGCGTGTGCCGGGAACGGATGACCAAGTTGATGTGGTTTACAGCGTGAAAGAGGCTAACTCGGGCAGTATTAATTTTGGTATTGGTTATGGTACCGAGTCTGGTGTCAGTTTTCAGGTCGGATTACAACAAGATAACTTCTTGGGGACGGGTAATCGAATTGGTATTAATGCCATGACCAATGATTATCAAAAAAATATTAGCTTAGAATACCGTGATCCATATTGGACTCTCGATGGTGTGAGTTTGGGGGGTAAAGTTTTCTACAGTGAATTTGAGGCTTCAGAAGCCGGTATTGTTGACTATACCAACCAAAGTTACGGGACTGATTTGACTTGGGGCTTCCCAGTTAATGAACTCAACTATATTGAGCTTGGCATTGGTTATACACACAATAAAATATCTAATATTGATCCATATGTACAAAACGAAGGTTTCTTAAATACTCAAGAAAGTGCAGGAAACTATGACTCTCAAACGGGTGAGCTGAATGTAAATGATTACGATGTTAATATTTCTTGGACGAGAAATAATTTAAATAAAGGTTATTTTCCAACCGCGGGTAATCATCAAAGAGCGACTTTTAAAATAACCGTACCTGGCTCTGACGTTCCGTACTATAAAATGCAATATGATGCCAAACAGTACATACCATTAACGAAAAAACAAGATTTCACACTCTTGTTACGTGGTCGATTAGGGTATGGAAATGGTTATGGTTCAACTGATGGAAATGATAACTTGTTTCCATTCTATGAGAACTATTATGCTGGTGGTTTCTCCTCATTACGGGGCTTTGGCTCGAATTCGGCAGGTCCGAAAGCAGTTTATGACCAAGGTGGTTCCAATGGTGGTAACAACCCTAACTACGTTGCTACAGATGAATCTGTTGGTGGTAACGCTACAGCAACGGCAAGTATAGAGTTGATCGTACCAACGCCGTTTGCTTCGGAGGAAATACAAAACTCGCTACGAACCAGTGTGTTTATTGATGTGGCGAGTGTGTGGGATACAGAGTTTAAGTATCGAGATACGGATGCAAACATGGCAGGTAAAGACTACTACTATGATTACTCTGATCCATTCGCGTATCGTGCGTCATATGGTATTGCACTACAGTGGGTGTCCCCTATGGGACCTTTAGTCTTCTCTATGGCTAAACCCATTGAGATCTATGATGGCGATGATGAAGAGTTCTTCACCTTTACTATAGGTCGAACATTCTAA
- a CDS encoding isoprenyl transferase yields the protein MSNSQFSSDLLPQHIAIIMDGNGRWAKKQGKPRLYGHRMAVKSVRDTISTASRLGIKVVTLFAFSSENWKRPEEEVSLLMDLFITVLTREVKKLHKNNLKLRVIGDKTRFNKALQQKIFDAEALTENNSGMVINVAANYGGRWDITEAVKYVATQVASGELIPENITEDKISQHLSMSDLPDVDLMIRTSGECRISNFMLWQMAYAELYFTELFWPEFNEQALLDAITWFINRERRFGCTSEQLQSLMKEK from the coding sequence ATGTCTAATTCTCAATTCTCATCAGATTTATTACCTCAACACATTGCTATTATTATGGATGGAAATGGTCGTTGGGCAAAAAAGCAAGGTAAGCCTCGTCTTTATGGTCATCGTATGGCAGTAAAGTCGGTTCGAGACACGATTAGTACCGCAAGTCGTTTAGGTATTAAAGTGGTGACTTTGTTTGCTTTTAGTAGTGAAAATTGGAAACGTCCAGAAGAAGAAGTCAGCTTGTTGATGGATTTATTCATCACCGTATTAACTCGTGAAGTGAAGAAATTACATAAAAATAATTTGAAATTACGTGTTATTGGGGATAAAACTCGATTTAACAAAGCATTACAGCAGAAGATTTTTGATGCTGAAGCGTTAACTGAGAATAATTCAGGAATGGTCATTAATGTTGCTGCGAACTATGGTGGTCGCTGGGATATTACTGAAGCGGTTAAATATGTGGCAACTCAAGTTGCCAGTGGTGAATTGATCCCTGAAAATATAACCGAAGATAAAATTTCTCAACATTTATCTATGTCTGATCTTCCTGATGTTGATTTAATGATACGAACAAGTGGTGAATGCCGCATTAGTAACTTCATGCTTTGGCAAATGGCTTATGCTGAATTGTATTTTACAGAATTATTTTGGCCCGAATTTAATGAACAAGCGCTGCTAGATGCTATTACTTGGTTTATTAACAGGGAAAGACGGTTTGGTTGCACGAGCGAGCAACTTCAATCGTTGATGAAAGAAAAATAA
- the frr gene encoding ribosome recycling factor yields the protein MINEIQKDAQERMAKSVEALKNNLSKIRTGRAHPSILQNISVEYYGAPTPLNQVANIIAEDARTLAITVFDRELTPAVEKAIMKSDLGLNPMSAGTVIRVPLPALTEERRKDLVKIVRGEAEGGRVAVRNIRRDANADLKSLLKDKEISEDEDRKAQDEIQKITDAAVKHIDELLAVKEKELMEV from the coding sequence GTGATTAACGAAATTCAAAAAGACGCTCAAGAGCGCATGGCAAAAAGTGTTGAAGCACTTAAAAATAACCTTTCAAAAATTCGTACAGGCCGTGCACATCCAAGTATTCTACAAAATATTTCTGTTGAATATTACGGTGCCCCAACCCCTTTAAATCAAGTGGCTAATATCATTGCTGAAGATGCCCGTACATTAGCGATTACTGTTTTTGATAGAGAGCTGACACCAGCAGTGGAAAAGGCCATCATGAAGTCTGATCTTGGTTTAAATCCAATGTCTGCGGGTACGGTTATCCGTGTTCCTCTTCCTGCATTAACTGAAGAACGTCGTAAAGATCTTGTTAAGATTGTACGTGGTGAAGCAGAAGGTGGCCGAGTTGCTGTTCGTAATATTCGTCGTGATGCAAATGCTGATCTTAAATCGCTTCTGAAAGATAAAGAAATTTCGGAAGATGAGGATCGTAAAGCACAAGATGAAATTCAAAAAATCACAGATGCTGCTGTAAAACATATCGATGAATTGCTTGCGGTTAAAGAAAAAGAGTTAATGGAAGTCTAA
- the rseP gene encoding sigma E protease regulator RseP produces MISILWNLASFIVALGILVAVHEFGHFWVARRCGVKVEKFSIGFGKSLWSRKAKDGVEYSISMIPLGGFVKMLDSRVDDVPDEQKHFAFNHKSLWRRSAIVAAGPAFNFFFAIFAYWLVFMIGVPAVKPVIGDVTPNSIIAKAGIEPGMELKEISGIQTSDWDSVNMALVSHIGDESIILKVSSPQDIGAVRTVTLDTSEWVFDPEIDSAMATLGFQPFRPEIISTISNVSEGSAAEKAGFKVGDKLVAINGQKVADWQEFIVAVKASPDQSIELQVNRNGLDEHITLIPDSKTLKNGDIIGFAGIAPSMGEWPETYRFEQKFGFFESIPKAVEKTGQIINLTLTMVKKLFTGDVGIKNLSGPISIAKGAGATADYGLVYFLGFLALISVNLGIINLMPLPVLDGGHLLFFAIEAVIRRPIPEKIQEVGYKIGSAAIFSLMLIAIFNDFARL; encoded by the coding sequence ATGATCAGCATCTTATGGAATTTAGCTTCATTTATTGTAGCACTCGGCATTCTTGTTGCTGTGCATGAGTTTGGACACTTTTGGGTTGCACGCCGTTGCGGTGTGAAAGTGGAGAAATTTTCAATTGGATTTGGAAAGTCTTTATGGAGTCGTAAAGCGAAGGATGGTGTGGAATATTCAATCTCCATGATTCCGTTAGGTGGTTTTGTTAAAATGCTTGATTCAAGAGTGGATGATGTTCCTGACGAACAAAAACACTTTGCTTTCAACCATAAAAGTTTATGGCGTCGTAGCGCGATTGTTGCGGCCGGACCTGCCTTTAATTTCTTTTTTGCCATTTTTGCTTACTGGCTAGTTTTTATGATTGGCGTGCCCGCAGTAAAGCCAGTCATTGGGGATGTCACACCTAATTCAATTATTGCAAAAGCAGGAATTGAACCCGGGATGGAACTAAAAGAAATTTCAGGTATCCAAACTTCAGATTGGGATTCAGTCAATATGGCATTGGTCTCACATATCGGGGATGAATCAATCATTTTGAAGGTGAGTTCGCCGCAAGATATTGGTGCGGTGAGAACGGTTACTTTAGATACAAGTGAATGGGTTTTTGATCCTGAAATTGATTCCGCGATGGCAACGTTAGGGTTTCAACCATTCCGGCCTGAAATTATTTCTACCATTTCCAATGTGAGCGAAGGCAGTGCAGCGGAAAAAGCAGGGTTTAAAGTTGGGGATAAGCTTGTCGCAATAAATGGTCAGAAAGTTGCTGACTGGCAAGAATTTATTGTTGCGGTAAAAGCAAGCCCGGATCAGTCAATTGAATTACAAGTTAATCGCAATGGTTTGGATGAACACATTACTTTAATTCCAGATAGCAAAACTTTAAAAAATGGTGACATAATAGGGTTTGCAGGTATTGCGCCATCAATGGGAGAATGGCCAGAAACTTATCGATTTGAACAAAAATTTGGTTTTTTTGAGTCCATACCTAAAGCAGTAGAGAAAACAGGCCAGATCATTAACTTAACGTTAACGATGGTTAAGAAGTTGTTTACTGGCGATGTAGGGATTAAAAATTTAAGTGGGCCTATTTCGATAGCAAAAGGTGCTGGTGCGACAGCTGACTATGGTTTAGTGTACTTTTTAGGTTTTCTAGCATTAATTAGCGTTAATCTCGGGATTATCAACCTTATGCCGTTGCCCGTATTAGATGGTGGTCATTTGTTATTTTTCGCGATTGAAGCGGTGATTCGTCGTCCAATACCAGAAAAAATTCAAGAAGTAGGATATAAAATTGGCAGTGCAGCGATTTTTTCACTGATGTTAATTGCAATTTTTAATGATTTCGCTCGTCTGTAG